The sequence below is a genomic window from Lysobacter capsici.
CCGCAGAGCGTGCTGCCGTTCAAGATCAGCGACGGCCAGGTGCGCGACTCGATCCGCGCCTGGTACGGCACGCGCTGGTTCGCGCCGAACCGGCTCAAGACCGCGGCGCTGACCGACACGCTCAAGGGCATCTACCTGCCGTACTGGACCTTCGACGCGCAGGTCTCGGCGAACTGGACGGCCGAGGCCGGCTATCACTACTACGAGACCGAGAGCTACACCGAGAACGGCCAACGCAAGACCCGGCAGGTGCAGCGCACGCGCTGGGAAGACGCCTCGGGTTCGCTGCGGCATTTCTTCGACGACGACCTGGTGCCGGGCACGGTCGGCGTGCATCAAGATTTATTGCAGCAGATCGGCTCGTTCCCGACCACCACCGACCTCAAGCCGTACTCGCCCGAGTTCGTGCGCGGCTGGCTGGTCGAGCGCTACCAGGTCGACCTGCGCCGCGCCGCGCAGCAAAGCGAAGCGTCGATGCAGGAGCAGACGCGTTCGTTGTGTTCGGCGCAGGTGCCCGGCGATACGCAGCGCAACCTGCAGGTCGATGCGACGTTCCGCGGCCGCACCTTCAAGCACATCCTGGTGCCGGTGTGGTTGGTCAGCTACACCTATGGGTCGCGCAGTTTTCAGGTGTTGGCGAACGGCTACACGGGGCAGATCGCGGGTGAGCGGCCGTATA
It includes:
- a CDS encoding zinc ribbon domain-containing protein, with protein sequence MNNATVGKHPCPECGGDLQWNAAKQSLACPYCGTVVPLEQAASAPGDGSAAVVEHDLLEALKRMQEPAGGPPPLPPPPLSASATAGSASGSQDPELAAIHAAVEQLANTPGNGPRTASRWSVQAGDTRLQGSQNGGVFDLLQSMANTPPDQRGYGAQRREVQCRSCHAISVFVDGKVADRCEFCGSPSIIEHESLGDAITPQSVLPFKISDGQVRDSIRAWYGTRWFAPNRLKTAALTDTLKGIYLPYWTFDAQVSANWTAEAGYHYYETESYTENGQRKTRQVQRTRWEDASGSLRHFFDDDLVPGTVGVHQDLLQQIGSFPTTTDLKPYSPEFVRGWLVERYQVDLRRAAQQSEASMQEQTRSLCSAQVPGDTQRNLQVDATFRGRTFKHILVPVWLVSYTYGSRSFQVLANGYTGQIAGERPYSWVKIFFAVVAALIALVVIFGVLGR